Proteins encoded in a region of the Leptolyngbya subtilissima AS-A7 genome:
- a CDS encoding PP2C family protein-serine/threonine phosphatase, translating to MVDCVFSGLSDPGLLRTSNQDDYYIDPEGRFFIVADGMGGHAGGQEASRLATAAIKTFLHQHWHGEIATAQLLEQALRQANNAILDDQRRHPERADMGTTVVLVTFRDSDPQPWCAHVGDSRLYRLRGHHLEQLTEDHTWIAKAIRAGEVSSAQSRSHPWRHVLSQCLGRDDLAEIDIQPIEVHSGDRLLLCSDGLTEELSDHLIASHLKSIRACEAAATALVNSAKQRGGRDNITVVVVNLSAPSGTDS from the coding sequence ATGGTGGATTGTGTTTTTTCAGGGTTATCTGATCCAGGTCTGCTGCGCACCAGCAACCAGGATGATTACTACATCGACCCTGAGGGACGATTTTTCATTGTGGCAGACGGCATGGGTGGCCATGCTGGGGGGCAGGAAGCTAGCCGTTTGGCCACCGCCGCCATCAAGACCTTTTTGCATCAGCACTGGCATGGGGAAATAGCCACGGCTCAGCTTCTAGAGCAAGCCCTGCGCCAGGCCAACAATGCCATTCTCGACGACCAGAGGCGTCACCCCGAACGGGCAGACATGGGGACTACCGTGGTGTTAGTCACCTTTCGCGACAGCGATCCGCAGCCCTGGTGTGCCCATGTCGGCGACTCTCGCCTCTACCGTCTGCGGGGCCACCACCTAGAGCAGCTCACCGAAGATCACACCTGGATTGCCAAAGCTATTCGAGCCGGCGAGGTCAGCTCGGCTCAATCGCGCAGCCATCCGTGGCGCCACGTGCTGTCGCAGTGCTTAGGACGCGATGACCTTGCCGAAATTGATATTCAACCCATTGAGGTGCATAGTGGCGATCGCCTACTGCTGTGCAGCGATGGTCTCACCGAAGAACTATCGGATCATCTCATTGCCTCTCACCTAAAGTCGATTCGCGCCTGTGAGGCGGCGGCCACAGCCCTTGTTAACTCTGCTAAGCAGAGGGGGGGCCGCGACAACATCACGGTGGTAGTCGTAAATCTATCAGCACCTTCTGGCACAGACAGCTAG
- a CDS encoding ABC1 kinase family protein → MSAVSDSSASAKLPSPLDNGEGDLSYVEGMNGSPNNSHFEDPLDGAAPIPLGLASTASLASAAGEKAPPFRQDSYRWNQGRYSRQRRFVDIWGFVLRLLWARWLYGKAWSYGGTITAEAQTARRRELAVWIRETLLDLGPTFIKVGQLFSTRADIFPIEFVEELSKLQDRVPAFSYEQARDIIEADLGKPIHTLYRTFDPIPLAAASLGQVHRAQTHSGDEVVVKVQRPGLRSLFTIDLSILKGIARYFQSHPSWGKGRDWLGIYEECCRILWEEIDYLNEGRNADTFRRNFRGEDWVNVPRVFWRLTSSRVVTLEYMPGIKISHYDALEAAGLDRKRLARLGAQAYLHQLLNNGFFHADPHPGNVAVSLDGSLIFYDFGMMGQVQPMTRQRLMSTFMGVARRDAGQVMDSLVELGALAQIDDMSPVRRSIQYILDNFMDRPFEEQSINAISDDLYAVAYDQPFRFPATFTFVMRAFSTLEGVGKGLDPEFNFMEAARPFAAQLMSNGNPTDGANSLLGELSRQAAQVSTSALGLPRRIEDTLDKLERGDIRVRVRSIETDRALRRISGVTMANNYAILVGAFTLSATVLVLSEFVWLALVPGVLAAGTGIAFLRAVLQVNRADRLP, encoded by the coding sequence GTGTCTGCTGTTTCTGATTCCTCCGCATCGGCCAAGCTGCCTTCCCCTCTCGACAACGGCGAGGGCGACTTAAGCTATGTTGAAGGCATGAATGGCAGCCCAAATAATTCACATTTCGAAGACCCCCTAGACGGAGCTGCTCCCATTCCATTGGGCCTAGCCAGCACGGCGAGCCTGGCATCTGCTGCCGGTGAAAAGGCGCCACCTTTCCGTCAAGACTCTTACCGCTGGAACCAGGGCCGATACTCCCGCCAACGTCGCTTTGTCGATATTTGGGGTTTTGTACTGCGGCTGCTGTGGGCCCGATGGCTCTATGGCAAAGCCTGGAGCTACGGTGGCACCATCACGGCTGAAGCCCAGACCGCCCGACGACGGGAGCTGGCCGTATGGATCCGCGAAACTCTACTCGATTTGGGTCCTACCTTTATTAAGGTAGGGCAGCTCTTTTCAACCCGTGCTGATATTTTCCCCATTGAATTTGTGGAGGAACTGTCAAAGCTTCAAGATCGGGTGCCGGCCTTCAGCTATGAGCAGGCCCGCGACATTATTGAGGCTGACTTGGGTAAGCCCATCCACACCCTTTACCGCACCTTTGATCCGATTCCATTGGCGGCGGCTAGCCTAGGGCAGGTGCATCGGGCTCAGACGCACAGCGGTGATGAGGTGGTGGTGAAGGTGCAGCGCCCGGGGCTGCGATCGCTTTTCACCATCGACCTATCGATTCTCAAGGGCATCGCTCGCTACTTTCAGAGCCATCCCAGCTGGGGTAAAGGCCGCGACTGGTTAGGCATCTATGAAGAGTGCTGCCGCATTTTATGGGAAGAGATCGATTACCTCAACGAAGGCCGCAACGCTGACACCTTTCGTCGCAACTTCCGCGGCGAAGACTGGGTCAATGTGCCTCGCGTCTTCTGGCGGTTGACCTCCTCTCGAGTGGTCACCCTGGAATACATGCCCGGCATTAAAATTAGCCACTATGATGCCCTTGAAGCCGCTGGGTTAGACCGTAAGCGCCTGGCTCGGTTGGGGGCTCAAGCTTACCTACACCAGTTGTTGAACAACGGCTTTTTCCACGCTGATCCCCATCCGGGCAACGTTGCCGTTAGCCTTGATGGATCGTTAATCTTCTACGATTTCGGCATGATGGGCCAGGTACAGCCGATGACTCGCCAGCGGCTGATGAGTACGTTCATGGGAGTAGCCCGGCGTGATGCTGGGCAGGTAATGGACTCCCTAGTGGAGTTGGGGGCACTGGCACAGATCGATGATATGAGCCCGGTGCGTCGCTCGATCCAGTATATTTTGGATAACTTTATGGACCGCCCCTTTGAGGAGCAGTCCATCAATGCCATCAGCGACGACCTTTACGCCGTCGCCTACGATCAGCCCTTTCGCTTTCCGGCCACGTTTACCTTTGTGATGCGGGCGTTCTCTACCTTGGAAGGGGTAGGCAAAGGGCTCGACCCCGAGTTTAACTTTATGGAAGCGGCTAGGCCGTTTGCTGCACAGCTTATGTCCAATGGCAATCCGACCGATGGAGCTAACAGTCTGCTGGGTGAACTCAGCCGCCAGGCTGCCCAAGTCAGCACCTCTGCCCTGGGCCTACCCCGGCGCATCGAAGACACCCTCGACAAACTAGAGCGCGGTGACATTCGGGTACGAGTGCGCTCGATTGAGACCGATCGCGCCCTGCGCCGCATTAGTGGGGTCACGATGGCCAACAATTATGCCATTTTGGTGGGGGCGTTTACCCTTTCGGCAACGGTACTGGTACTATCTGAATTCGTTTGGCTGGCCCTAGTACCTGGAGTACTGGCGGCGGGTACAGGAATCGCGTTTTTGCGAGCGGTGCTTCAGGTCAACCGGGCCGATCGACTGCCTTAA
- a CDS encoding DUF6825 family protein, giving the protein MSSPVLHAFYVGRALADAVNERAERLLTDGLSLVGKFDAEQREYFRQFTEEVMARAQQVEAEAGEPSMGNTASASTGSVTDLQATIDNLRAEIAQVRVALQQYRATSQI; this is encoded by the coding sequence ATGAGTAGCCCCGTGCTGCATGCGTTTTATGTTGGCCGCGCCCTAGCCGATGCGGTTAATGAGCGCGCCGAGCGGTTGTTGACCGATGGGTTGAGCCTAGTGGGTAAGTTTGACGCCGAGCAGCGGGAATACTTTCGCCAATTTACGGAAGAAGTAATGGCTCGGGCTCAGCAGGTAGAGGCAGAAGCTGGAGAACCCTCCATGGGGAACACAGCATCGGCTTCAACGGGCTCAGTCACCGATCTACAGGCCACTATTGATAACCTGCGAGCCGAAATTGCCCAGGTGCGCGTTGCCTTACAGCAGTATCGGGCTACTTCCCAGATCTAA
- a CDS encoding CBS domain-containing protein, whose product MDLVLCHTTADFDTLGAAVGLARLRPGCRIVLTGGCHPTVQRFLALHRDEYPLIERRSVDPSQIERLTLVDAQQRDRFGPAAEWITQAEHNQVPIEIYDHHPSSAETVQAQKTTLEAVGAATTLVVEFLQNEKIEPSVAEATVMALGIHVDTGSLLYDGATERDASALAWLMAHGASLSVIADFVEPGLSPALQELLTEAMAALQVETVGGHTLAWVLLQVDGYVPGLSGLAEQLIALADADALLFGAYYAAKEEAESASLPNQDLSRPSLGLQKLTLIGRARGRVSDRLDWGKVLTAQGGGGHPAAASASLTTEDPLGTVQKVMAVVRSHLPRQPTARDLMSSPVRTIRPDTTIHEAQRILLRYGHSGLSVVDEGDRLVGVISRRDLDLAFHHGFSHAPVKGYMATNLKTITPDTPLTDIEHLMVTYDIGRLPVLHQGALLGIVTRTDLLRHLHQGQPSPLAQPALPGPHTAIALQQALGASLSPVLQSILQQITAAAEERGWHLYLVGGAVRDLLICTDSISAALPDLDLVVDGFFSNAQVGAGVDLATVIKERFPEVDLQVHGRFQTASLVWRKELDHPLAGLMIDIATARTEFYPYPAANPEVEASSIQQDLYRRDFTINALALRLTNPGTGQLLDYFGGLIDLRQGTIRVLHANSFIEDPTRIYRAVRFAVRLGFSLDAQTEGYIHHAIASGVYSQMQHQMRRAPALQVRLKNELKYILEAPYWQSALTLLDQLGALHCLHSELTMNPALWQQLQRLSRWAKHFSWPELGPPWLLRLQGLLAAVPAEARSPLATHLQLPDRAIERLANLDQWEHQWQALVATEPAPSKLYAAFSQADIPAHLLISARHPRQLGPTLWRYLMQWAPTSPLIDGDQLKTLGYRPGPSFRPMLETLFAAQLDGAIATQADAIAYLRQHYPQP is encoded by the coding sequence ATGGACCTAGTCCTTTGCCACACCACCGCCGATTTTGACACCCTAGGGGCTGCCGTGGGGCTAGCGCGCTTGCGGCCAGGGTGCCGCATTGTGCTGACTGGGGGCTGCCATCCAACGGTGCAGCGTTTCTTGGCCCTCCACCGGGACGAGTACCCGCTGATTGAGCGGCGATCGGTGGATCCTAGCCAGATTGAACGACTCACCTTGGTCGATGCTCAGCAGCGCGATCGCTTTGGCCCAGCGGCCGAGTGGATCACCCAGGCCGAACATAACCAGGTGCCCATCGAGATCTACGATCACCATCCCAGCAGTGCCGAAACGGTGCAGGCTCAGAAGACGACGCTCGAGGCTGTGGGAGCAGCCACCACCCTAGTGGTGGAGTTCCTGCAAAACGAAAAAATTGAGCCGAGCGTCGCGGAAGCCACGGTCATGGCCCTGGGGATTCACGTCGATACAGGTTCGCTGCTGTACGACGGAGCGACGGAGCGGGATGCTTCTGCCCTGGCTTGGCTGATGGCCCATGGAGCCAGTCTGTCGGTCATTGCCGACTTTGTAGAACCGGGCCTGAGCCCCGCTCTGCAGGAGTTGTTGACAGAGGCTATGGCCGCTCTCCAGGTGGAGACCGTAGGAGGCCACACGTTGGCCTGGGTGTTACTACAGGTTGATGGATACGTGCCAGGTCTATCGGGGTTGGCAGAGCAACTGATAGCTCTAGCCGACGCCGACGCGCTGCTATTTGGGGCCTATTACGCCGCCAAAGAAGAAGCGGAATCCGCCAGTTTGCCAAACCAGGATCTGTCCCGTCCATCGCTGGGGCTGCAAAAACTCACGTTAATTGGCCGTGCCCGAGGCCGGGTTAGCGATCGCCTCGACTGGGGCAAGGTGCTGACAGCCCAAGGCGGCGGCGGACATCCTGCAGCGGCCTCGGCCAGCCTCACGACGGAGGATCCTTTAGGAACGGTGCAGAAGGTGATGGCGGTGGTGCGATCGCACCTTCCCCGCCAGCCCACCGCCCGCGATCTGATGTCGTCGCCGGTGCGCACTATTCGCCCCGACACTACAATTCACGAGGCTCAGCGGATTTTGCTGCGCTATGGTCACTCGGGTCTGTCGGTGGTCGATGAGGGCGATCGCCTAGTCGGGGTCATCTCCCGCCGCGATCTGGATCTGGCATTTCACCACGGTTTTAGCCATGCTCCAGTCAAGGGCTACATGGCCACCAACCTCAAAACCATTACCCCCGACACCCCCCTCACCGATATCGAGCATCTGATGGTGACCTACGACATCGGCCGCCTACCGGTGCTGCATCAAGGAGCGCTGTTGGGCATCGTCACCCGCACCGATCTGCTGCGTCACCTGCACCAGGGGCAGCCCTCTCCTCTAGCCCAACCCGCTCTCCCAGGCCCACATACTGCCATTGCCCTACAGCAGGCCCTAGGGGCTAGTTTGTCGCCCGTATTGCAAAGCATCTTGCAGCAAATCACCGCAGCGGCCGAGGAGCGGGGTTGGCACCTCTACCTGGTGGGCGGCGCGGTGCGCGATCTGCTGATCTGTACCGACTCCATTTCAGCGGCCCTACCGGACCTCGATCTAGTGGTGGATGGATTCTTCAGCAATGCCCAAGTAGGGGCTGGGGTCGACCTGGCGACCGTGATCAAAGAACGATTTCCAGAGGTCGATTTGCAGGTACATGGGCGATTTCAAACGGCGTCGCTGGTCTGGCGCAAAGAGTTGGACCATCCCTTGGCCGGGCTGATGATTGACATCGCCACTGCCCGCACGGAGTTTTACCCTTACCCCGCCGCCAACCCTGAAGTCGAAGCTAGTTCTATTCAGCAAGACCTTTACCGTCGCGATTTTACGATTAATGCTCTAGCCTTGCGGCTCACTAATCCTGGGACGGGGCAGCTGCTTGACTACTTTGGTGGACTCATTGACCTGCGCCAGGGCACCATTCGAGTCCTGCATGCCAACAGCTTTATTGAGGACCCGACGCGCATCTACCGAGCGGTGCGGTTTGCGGTGCGGCTGGGGTTTAGCCTTGACGCCCAGACTGAAGGCTACATTCACCACGCCATTGCCAGTGGGGTTTACAGCCAAATGCAACATCAGATGCGGCGGGCCCCGGCCTTGCAGGTGCGGCTCAAAAACGAGCTGAAATACATCCTGGAGGCACCTTACTGGCAGTCAGCGCTAACTTTGCTAGACCAGCTTGGAGCACTGCACTGTCTCCACAGTGAGCTGACTATGAATCCAGCCCTATGGCAGCAGCTGCAACGCCTCAGCCGCTGGGCAAAGCACTTTAGCTGGCCTGAGTTAGGGCCGCCCTGGCTACTGCGGCTCCAGGGGCTGCTCGCCGCCGTACCGGCTGAGGCGCGATCGCCCCTGGCCACCCATTTACAACTGCCCGATCGCGCCATTGAGCGCCTGGCTAACCTCGATCAATGGGAACACCAGTGGCAGGCCCTCGTGGCAACTGAGCCCGCACCCAGCAAGCTATATGCCGCCTTCAGTCAAGCTGATATTCCCGCTCACCTGCTGATCAGTGCTCGCCATCCGCGACAGTTGGGCCCAACCCTGTGGCGTTACCTCATGCAGTGGGCTCCTACGTCGCCCCTGATCGACGGTGATCAACTCAAAACCCTGGGCTATCGCCCCGGCCCCAGTTTTAGGCCGATGTTGGAGACCCTGTTTGCCGCGCAGCTCGATGGCGCGATCGCAACCCAGGCCGACGCGATCGCCTACTTGAGGCAGCACTATCCTCAACCCTAA
- the psbZ gene encoding photosystem II reaction center protein PsbZ — protein MVILFQLALFALVLMSFVLVVYVPVAYASPQDWDQSKRLILFGSVIWGALVVVVGGLNYFVV, from the coding sequence ATGGTAATTCTGTTTCAACTCGCGCTGTTTGCCCTGGTCCTGATGTCATTTGTGCTGGTGGTGTATGTGCCCGTAGCCTACGCCTCTCCCCAAGATTGGGATCAGTCCAAACGACTCATCCTGTTTGGCTCTGTGATTTGGGGCGCTCTGGTGGTCGTCGTTGGCGGCCTCAACTACTTTGTGGTGTAA
- the ribH gene encoding 6,7-dimethyl-8-ribityllumazine synthase, whose translation MAVFEGTLVSTGSPRFAIVLGRFNDLVTGKLLEGCQDCLKRHGIDVNPEGTQVDYAWVPGSFEIPLVARQLALSGRYNAIICLGAVIRGSTPHFDYVAAEVAKGVAAAGFQTGVPIIFGVLTTDTLQQALERAGIKANHGWDYAMSALEMASLMGVIHSAMGSGMGNGSARLAPGMPVAAQAVVVPDADSI comes from the coding sequence ATGGCGGTTTTTGAAGGCACGTTAGTCTCCACAGGGTCTCCCCGGTTTGCCATTGTGCTAGGCCGATTCAACGATTTAGTTACGGGTAAGCTGCTGGAGGGTTGCCAAGATTGCTTGAAGCGCCATGGTATAGACGTTAACCCCGAAGGCACCCAGGTCGACTACGCTTGGGTGCCCGGCAGTTTTGAAATTCCGCTGGTGGCTCGGCAGCTGGCCCTTAGCGGCCGCTACAATGCGATCATTTGCTTGGGAGCCGTTATCCGTGGCTCGACGCCCCACTTCGACTATGTGGCGGCGGAGGTTGCCAAGGGTGTGGCGGCAGCGGGTTTCCAAACCGGTGTGCCAATCATCTTTGGCGTACTCACCACCGATACGCTACAGCAGGCCCTGGAGCGGGCGGGTATTAAGGCCAACCACGGTTGGGACTATGCCATGAGCGCTCTGGAAATGGCCAGTCTAATGGGAGTGATTCATTCGGCTATGGGCAGTGGTATGGGTAATGGCTCAGCCCGCTTGGCGCCTGGGATGCCGGTGGCAGCTCAAGCCGTCGTGGTTCCCGACGCGGATTCCATTTAA
- a CDS encoding adenylate/guanylate cyclase domain-containing protein, with translation MKLRHKTLLLTTLPLLGLMAILYGSFSMILQRSYSRLEQQDAQRNLQRVDGVLAGDLAQLQSLTEDWAAWNDTYTFIQDGNANYLESNLSKYALERLQLNAIAFVNPEGEIVYGTGYDLDNRIFLPLPPDLAQQLTPTSPLMEFEHLASNHQGLVMVDGQLMLVVVEPILRSDSTGPSRGALLMGRTLSASVVESLAQRTRLDLQLYSLGQDELSESLRPILTTLGDRTDSATLVRPQNAETLTGYTLWPDIYGAPQALLEVKLPRDIYRQGLISRHYLGWSLLGSCLVFTSGMLLLLDRVILRRLLGLSQQVQHIGRSNDLTQRVSVQGNDELSSLGQQINDMLGELQISNTKLAQEQQKAEQLLLNILPAPIAGELMQTKASIPQHFDEVTILFADIVGFTSLSHHLSPIKLVDLLNQIFSAFDSLAEQLDLEKIKTIGDAYMVAAGLPMPRDDHAEAIAEMALAMQQVTASFQAESGEPLEIRIGINTGVVVAGVIGTKKFIYDLWGDAVNVASRMEASSEPGQIQVTAATYERLKDRYRFERRGCIAIKGRGEMETYWLRGHRPEALFCALRRESTQPTTP, from the coding sequence ATGAAACTGCGCCACAAAACTCTACTGCTGACCACGCTGCCTCTGCTGGGGCTGATGGCAATTCTCTACGGCAGTTTTTCCATGATCTTGCAGCGCAGCTACAGTCGCCTTGAGCAGCAGGATGCCCAGCGCAACCTGCAACGGGTTGATGGGGTGCTAGCGGGTGACCTAGCCCAACTCCAAAGCCTTACCGAAGACTGGGCCGCTTGGAACGACACCTATACTTTTATCCAAGACGGCAACGCTAACTATCTCGAGTCAAATCTCAGCAAGTACGCCTTAGAAAGGCTACAGCTCAACGCTATAGCCTTCGTCAACCCTGAGGGCGAGATCGTTTATGGCACAGGCTACGACTTAGACAACAGAATCTTTCTACCCCTACCTCCCGATCTGGCCCAGCAGCTCACTCCTACCAGCCCGCTGATGGAGTTTGAGCACCTGGCCTCCAACCACCAAGGGTTAGTGATGGTGGATGGACAGCTTATGCTCGTAGTGGTGGAGCCTATTCTGCGCAGCGATTCCACAGGTCCCTCTAGAGGGGCGTTGCTCATGGGGCGAACCCTGAGTGCTAGCGTCGTTGAATCCCTAGCGCAGCGCACGCGGCTAGATCTACAGCTCTATTCCCTAGGTCAAGACGAATTATCGGAGTCACTGCGCCCTATCCTCACGACCCTTGGCGATCGCACCGACTCAGCTACCCTAGTACGGCCTCAAAATGCTGAGACCTTAACGGGCTATACTCTCTGGCCTGACATCTACGGCGCTCCCCAGGCACTGCTGGAGGTCAAGCTGCCCCGCGATATCTACCGGCAAGGGCTGATTAGTCGCCACTATCTTGGCTGGTCGCTGCTCGGGTCTTGTCTTGTGTTTACCAGCGGCATGCTGCTACTGCTCGATCGAGTAATTTTGCGGCGGCTGCTGGGGCTTAGCCAGCAGGTGCAGCACATCGGACGCTCTAACGATCTCACCCAACGAGTGTCAGTGCAGGGAAACGATGAGCTGAGTTCCCTGGGCCAACAGATCAACGACATGCTGGGTGAGCTGCAAATCAGCAATACAAAACTAGCCCAGGAGCAGCAAAAGGCTGAGCAGCTCTTGCTCAATATTCTTCCAGCGCCGATCGCGGGCGAGCTGATGCAGACCAAGGCATCTATCCCTCAGCATTTTGACGAGGTGACAATTCTATTTGCCGATATTGTGGGGTTCACGAGCCTGTCGCACCATCTGTCACCCATTAAGCTGGTAGACCTGCTCAACCAAATCTTCTCGGCTTTCGACAGCCTAGCTGAACAGCTAGATCTAGAGAAAATCAAAACCATTGGCGATGCTTACATGGTGGCGGCCGGGCTACCTATGCCGCGAGACGATCATGCGGAGGCGATCGCCGAAATGGCCCTGGCGATGCAGCAGGTCACCGCTTCCTTCCAGGCCGAGTCGGGGGAACCGCTGGAGATCCGCATCGGCATCAACACCGGGGTAGTGGTAGCCGGAGTAATTGGCACGAAAAAATTTATTTACGATCTCTGGGGCGATGCCGTCAATGTGGCCAGCCGTATGGAGGCCTCTAGCGAACCTGGTCAGATCCAGGTTACGGCTGCGACCTATGAGCGCCTCAAGGACAGATACCGGTTCGAACGTCGCGGCTGCATCGCTATTAAAGGGCGTGGCGAAATGGAAACCTACTGGCTGCGTGGTCACCGGCCTGAAGCACTGTTCTGCGCCCTTCGTAGGGAAAGCACTCAGCCTACAACTCCCTAG
- a CDS encoding glycosyltransferase family 2 protein codes for MNVSLGDLITVMLAVLPLLLLTTSAFFALECLMALGKAQSSATPSTLPADLSLAVLVPAHNEAEGIATTLATILPQLRPSDRLLVIADNCTDATAEAARQAGATVIERHNVNQRGKGYALDFGLSHLVANPPDIVVFVDADCDLQPHSLAALAIQAQHSQRPVQAVYLMEKPPSPGLKDGISAFAFKVKNWVRPLGLYRLGQPCLLTGTGIAMPWDAAIAVNVASGHIVEDMKLGLDLALAGYGPQFCQSAWVTSRLPSGNQAATTQRTRWEHGHLQMLSEYVPKLLGQALRQGRVDLLALALELAVLPISLQVMVTLAIAALCLVAALAGLSWLPAYIALGAVLALSTGVSLAWAGYGRSDLSLKDLLTVPLYVLNKIPLYFKFLVKPEKTWVRTERDG; via the coding sequence ATGAATGTAAGTCTAGGCGACCTGATCACGGTCATGCTCGCGGTTTTGCCGCTGCTGCTGCTGACCACCTCAGCCTTTTTTGCCCTCGAGTGCCTGATGGCCTTGGGCAAAGCCCAGTCGTCTGCCACCCCCTCTACCCTGCCTGCCGACCTTTCCCTAGCGGTGCTGGTGCCCGCCCACAACGAGGCTGAAGGCATTGCCACCACCTTAGCTACTATTCTTCCCCAGCTGCGTCCTAGCGATCGCCTGCTGGTTATTGCCGACAACTGCACCGATGCTACCGCTGAGGCCGCCCGTCAAGCGGGGGCCACCGTGATCGAGCGCCACAACGTTAACCAGCGCGGCAAGGGTTATGCCCTCGACTTTGGCCTCAGCCATCTCGTGGCTAATCCACCCGACATTGTTGTTTTTGTCGATGCCGATTGCGACCTACAGCCCCACAGCTTAGCCGCTCTAGCAATCCAGGCCCAGCACAGCCAGCGCCCGGTTCAAGCTGTCTATTTAATGGAAAAGCCCCCCAGCCCTGGGCTTAAAGACGGCATTTCAGCCTTTGCCTTTAAGGTCAAAAACTGGGTGCGTCCCCTCGGGCTATACCGGCTGGGGCAGCCGTGTCTGCTGACCGGTACCGGTATCGCCATGCCTTGGGACGCCGCCATCGCGGTCAATGTCGCCAGTGGTCACATCGTCGAAGACATGAAGCTCGGCCTCGATTTGGCGCTGGCTGGCTATGGACCTCAGTTTTGCCAAAGCGCCTGGGTGACCAGCCGTCTACCCAGCGGCAATCAAGCCGCCACGACCCAACGCACCCGCTGGGAGCATGGTCATTTGCAGATGTTGAGCGAGTACGTGCCCAAGCTGCTGGGTCAGGCCCTGCGCCAGGGGCGCGTTGACCTCCTCGCTCTGGCCCTAGAGCTGGCGGTACTGCCGATTTCGCTACAAGTCATGGTGACTTTGGCGATCGCAGCTCTCTGCCTAGTGGCGGCCCTAGCTGGGTTGAGCTGGCTGCCCGCCTACATAGCCCTAGGGGCAGTTCTTGCCCTCAGCACCGGGGTTAGCCTAGCCTGGGCAGGCTACGGACGCAGCGATCTCTCCCTTAAGGATCTGCTAACGGTGCCGCTCTACGTGCTCAACAAAATTCCTCTGTACTTCAAATTTCTGGTCAAACCTGAAAAAACCTGGGTACGCACCGAGCGCGACGGGTAG
- a CDS encoding HAD-IIB family hydrolase, protein MACIIFTDLDGTLLNGETYAYQAALPTLAKLADQGIPVVPVTSKTRQEVAQLRQDVGLRDPFVVENGSAIYIPTDYTDFALPPGDDVDGYRILQLGCNYVTARAGLKAIAQDLGRPLKGFGDWTVDQVVQLTGLSPEEAKQAKAREFTEPFMTPKNVPADQLREAVEAMGFRVVIGDRFSHLIGSDAGKGRAVHQLVKLYQASSSKALPITTIGLGNSPNDLDMLENVDYPVVLPSAHGPHPQLANRGWQVAPAPAPEGWAIAVEAAVAAVVA, encoded by the coding sequence ATGGCCTGCATTATCTTCACTGACCTCGACGGCACCCTGCTCAATGGCGAAACCTACGCTTACCAGGCGGCCTTGCCCACCCTAGCCAAGCTTGCTGACCAAGGCATTCCGGTGGTACCGGTCACGAGCAAAACCCGTCAAGAGGTCGCCCAACTGCGGCAGGATGTCGGCCTGCGCGATCCATTCGTGGTGGAAAACGGCAGCGCCATCTACATTCCCACCGACTACACAGACTTTGCCCTACCGCCAGGCGACGATGTTGATGGCTACCGGATACTGCAACTGGGCTGCAACTACGTCACCGCTCGCGCTGGTTTGAAGGCGATCGCCCAGGATCTCGGTCGCCCCCTCAAAGGCTTCGGCGATTGGACTGTAGACCAGGTGGTGCAGCTCACCGGGCTATCCCCCGAAGAGGCCAAGCAAGCCAAGGCCAGGGAGTTTACGGAACCCTTTATGACTCCTAAAAATGTGCCCGCTGACCAGCTGCGTGAGGCGGTAGAAGCTATGGGGTTTCGAGTTGTGATTGGCGATCGCTTCTCCCATCTGATTGGCAGCGATGCAGGCAAAGGCCGGGCCGTACACCAGTTGGTGAAGCTCTACCAAGCCAGCAGTTCCAAGGCCTTGCCCATCACTACTATTGGGCTAGGCAACAGCCCCAACGACCTCGACATGTTAGAGAACGTCGATTATCCGGTTGTACTGCCCAGCGCCCACGGTCCCCATCCTCAGCTAGCTAATCGCGGTTGGCAGGTCGCCCCAGCGCCAGCGCCTGAGGGGTGGGCGATCGCCGTAGAAGCCGCTGTAGCAGCGGTAGTGGCCTAG
- a CDS encoding T3SS (YopN, CesT) and YbjN peptide-binding chaperone 1: MEFKTPGQEAVYHRILPWMHELFGEALVVFEDEPLFIVNLGSAVASTRVVPWHDYETLITTRAYVVTAIDLTPELSYYLLRENNGIYFGRFAYDAEDDIVFEHSLVGETCDRLDLNHSVATVIRIADSYDDEIVARWGGQRALDRWAS; encoded by the coding sequence ATGGAGTTTAAAACCCCTGGCCAGGAGGCGGTTTACCATCGAATTTTGCCCTGGATGCATGAGCTGTTTGGCGAAGCGCTGGTGGTATTTGAGGATGAACCCCTCTTCATTGTGAATTTGGGGTCGGCGGTGGCCTCGACTCGCGTGGTGCCCTGGCACGACTATGAAACGCTGATTACTACGCGAGCCTATGTAGTAACTGCGATTGACCTCACCCCTGAGTTGAGCTACTACCTGCTGCGGGAAAACAACGGCATCTACTTTGGCCGCTTTGCCTACGATGCTGAGGATGACATTGTGTTTGAGCACAGTCTGGTGGGTGAAACCTGCGATCGCCTCGATCTAAATCACTCCGTTGCCACCGTGATTCGCATTGCCGATAGCTACGACGACGAAATCGTCGCTCGCTGGGGAGGGCAGCGGGCCCTCGATCGCTGGGCTTCTTGA